Proteins from a genomic interval of Yoonia sp. GPGPB17:
- a CDS encoding oligosaccharide repeat unit polymerase, with amino-acid sequence MENLLIVSLALVCTIIPFWMGGRYGMLRLVSPMHLLGYFCAFGFLVKVAVYGAKPEFAFYSRYIDTPGAMQTGAIYLAGFILLMCLGYRCAVRPFDRGAAIQEARIVAGGLVRQGWLFAGAFAVAGLTFALLLQARGISPLSADLLLVFNQDKQINVNSDGVGATLAGIKTLFVVPKFAFVLLLAQGVVQRAWWLLAQAFVLAILLVCVALISGDRFELFELLVFGSATYLMLGGQVGLRALAGMLAASATVLLLSAYMTALRGTDAGLVYQVVGSTYFLDINASIMVTDQVKPESYLLGETYGWWTFGWVPRAVWVDKPAIDLGVFLKRDVMQVTTGGAFNVTGPGEAFMNFGWAGALVGFVLGWVYRRAEVSLLSARAGLRYAGFYFYPLIFCPFVQATLHSSFSGFIVGASAQAVLIFAMIAVFVPRYQIRAAFRFRQREVAHV; translated from the coding sequence ATGGAAAACCTCCTGATTGTGTCGCTGGCGTTGGTCTGTACCATCATTCCGTTCTGGATGGGTGGGCGGTACGGTATGCTGCGGCTTGTGTCACCCATGCATTTGCTGGGCTACTTCTGTGCCTTTGGCTTTCTAGTAAAGGTCGCAGTTTACGGTGCCAAGCCAGAATTCGCCTTCTACAGCCGCTACATCGACACCCCCGGGGCTATGCAGACGGGGGCGATTTATCTGGCGGGTTTCATTCTATTGATGTGTCTGGGCTATCGCTGCGCGGTGCGCCCATTTGATCGGGGGGCAGCGATCCAAGAGGCGCGGATCGTGGCAGGCGGCCTCGTACGTCAGGGTTGGCTTTTCGCGGGTGCTTTTGCCGTGGCCGGGCTCACTTTTGCGCTGCTCTTGCAGGCACGCGGCATATCACCGTTGTCGGCAGATTTACTTTTGGTGTTCAACCAAGACAAACAGATCAACGTGAACAGCGATGGTGTTGGCGCGACACTTGCGGGCATCAAAACATTGTTTGTCGTCCCCAAGTTTGCCTTTGTTCTTTTGCTGGCGCAGGGGGTGGTACAGCGCGCTTGGTGGCTGCTGGCCCAGGCTTTTGTTCTAGCGATCCTGCTGGTTTGCGTGGCTCTGATATCGGGTGACCGGTTCGAACTGTTTGAACTGCTGGTCTTTGGGAGTGCTACCTATCTGATGTTGGGTGGGCAGGTCGGACTGCGCGCCTTGGCAGGCATGTTGGCTGCGTCTGCTACGGTTTTGTTGCTGAGTGCCTATATGACGGCGTTGCGCGGTACAGATGCTGGACTGGTCTATCAGGTCGTTGGTTCGACGTATTTTCTGGATATCAACGCGTCCATCATGGTCACGGATCAGGTGAAACCAGAGTCGTATCTACTGGGTGAAACCTATGGTTGGTGGACATTCGGTTGGGTGCCGCGGGCTGTCTGGGTGGACAAGCCTGCGATCGATCTGGGTGTGTTCCTTAAACGGGATGTGATGCAGGTGACGACCGGCGGTGCCTTTAACGTGACCGGACCGGGTGAGGCTTTTATGAACTTCGGCTGGGCAGGCGCGCTGGTCGGTTTTGTGCTGGGTTGGGTCTATCGCCGTGCCGAAGTGTCGCTTTTGTCCGCCCGGGCGGGGCTGCGTTATGCAGGGTTCTATTTTTACCCACTGATCTTTTGTCCGTTTGTGCAAGCGACCCTGCATTCATCCTTCAGTGGCTTCATTGTCGGGGCTTCGGCCCAGGCGGTTTTGATCTTTGCGATGATTGCCGTCTTTGTGCCGCGCTACCAAATCCGAGCGGCGTTCCGTTTCCGGCAAAGGGAGGTCGCGCATGTTTAA
- a CDS encoding lipopolysaccharide biosynthesis protein, whose protein sequence is MLGLAALLGFETFGRLAALWGAALVAGTVLSLGGPVILLRLLTDGKGMRGRDVCKIAFVYPGLLALVFYGVANTFAPTWSWGAILGAGFAANTLGCLASVMRALGNVQGSMALRDAGPQIALGLAGILGQSASADMIAASAAMTMSVFALCGIVWVCRHKNFPGVLASVWRPYWSTSLWASSVLGMVVAQIDLIVGGAVISAEQLGVYAVLRRVANLVALPVTVATWVSALPISAAHGAGDAKALARASAQSSQIAMLPGVLFFAAGLLAIPLLTFALPEYANQGIGLTFGILLCGALVQVVFAASFGVANLCGAARYAMIARFGMVVLYLLWIAWWGPELTVTTNALGYIGALTLGGVGLWHVIWRQLGVDTSAFVLLNLRRRTWKTS, encoded by the coding sequence ATGTTGGGGCTAGCAGCGCTGCTGGGTTTTGAGACCTTTGGCCGTCTTGCCGCGCTTTGGGGTGCGGCACTTGTCGCCGGAACCGTGTTGTCACTGGGTGGTCCGGTGATCCTGCTGCGTTTGTTGACAGATGGAAAGGGTATGCGCGGGCGCGATGTATGCAAGATCGCCTTTGTGTATCCCGGACTTCTGGCACTTGTATTCTACGGAGTAGCGAACACATTTGCGCCCACATGGTCCTGGGGTGCGATACTGGGTGCGGGGTTTGCGGCCAACACGTTGGGGTGCCTGGCCAGTGTGATGCGTGCCTTGGGCAATGTACAAGGGTCGATGGCGTTGCGTGATGCGGGACCGCAGATCGCATTGGGGCTGGCAGGTATCTTGGGCCAAAGCGCTTCCGCTGATATGATCGCGGCTAGCGCGGCGATGACAATGTCAGTTTTTGCGCTATGCGGTATTGTTTGGGTATGTCGCCATAAAAATTTTCCGGGTGTGCTTGCATCCGTCTGGCGACCGTATTGGAGCACATCACTCTGGGCCTCTTCGGTCTTGGGGATGGTGGTTGCGCAGATCGATCTGATTGTCGGCGGCGCGGTGATCTCGGCCGAACAGTTGGGCGTCTATGCTGTCTTGCGCCGGGTGGCGAATTTGGTGGCCTTGCCGGTGACGGTAGCCACATGGGTCAGCGCATTGCCGATATCGGCGGCCCATGGTGCCGGTGACGCAAAGGCGCTTGCGCGGGCCAGCGCGCAAAGCAGTCAGATTGCCATGCTGCCGGGGGTTCTGTTCTTTGCGGCTGGCTTGCTGGCGATACCGCTACTTACGTTTGCACTGCCGGAATACGCAAACCAAGGCATCGGCCTGACCTTTGGTATTTTGTTGTGCGGTGCGCTGGTGCAAGTCGTCTTTGCCGCCAGCTTTGGCGTAGCTAATCTATGTGGTGCGGCACGATATGCGATGATTGCGCGTTTTGGGATGGTCGTACTTTATCTTCTTTGGATTGCCTGGTGGGGACCAGAGCTGACGGTGACTACCAACGCGCTGGGCTATATCGGCGCGCTGACACTGGGGGGTGTCGGCCTGTGGCATGTTATCTGGCGTCAACTTGGCGTGGATACATCTGCCTTTGTCTTATTGAACTTGCGGAGGCGGACATGGAAAACCTCCTGA
- a CDS encoding glycosyltransferase family 2 protein: MKISVVTAVMNGRKTLPAMIESLTAQTYGDIEHVVQDGGSTDGTQDYLSADGHPQMVLQSTPDSGIYDAINKGIQRASGDVIGLLHADDTLADPDVLAWVAEALQDTAIDGVYGDLQYVARDDPSRIIRRWQAGPYSVAHLKRGWMPPHPTLYLRRAVFARSGLYDTSYRIAGDYEAMLRFLTAGQVRLGYIPKVMVRMKMGGVSNRSFAHLIRKSREDYRAIRRHRVGGVGTLVAKNLSKLPQFIGRGQV, encoded by the coding sequence ATGAAGATTTCAGTTGTGACAGCGGTGATGAATGGCCGCAAGACACTGCCTGCCATGATAGAAAGCCTGACCGCGCAAACTTACGGTGACATTGAACATGTGGTGCAGGATGGTGGCTCGACCGATGGTACACAAGACTATCTGAGCGCAGATGGGCATCCGCAGATGGTGTTACAATCCACCCCCGACAGCGGGATCTACGACGCGATCAATAAAGGTATCCAGCGCGCATCGGGTGATGTGATTGGCCTGCTGCATGCCGATGATACCCTGGCTGATCCAGATGTGTTGGCTTGGGTAGCAGAGGCGTTGCAGGACACCGCCATCGACGGTGTTTATGGAGACCTACAATATGTGGCCCGGGACGATCCTTCCCGGATTATTCGTCGCTGGCAAGCTGGCCCCTACTCTGTCGCCCATCTCAAACGCGGCTGGATGCCGCCGCATCCGACGCTGTATCTGCGGCGCGCGGTCTTTGCACGTTCGGGGTTGTATGACACCAGCTATCGCATAGCGGGTGACTATGAGGCGATGTTGCGGTTTCTGACTGCGGGACAGGTCCGGCTGGGCTATATCCCAAAGGTCATGGTGCGCATGAAAATGGGCGGTGTCAGCAACCGATCTTTCGCGCATCTGATCCGCAAAAGCCGCGAGGATTATCGTGCAATCCGGCGGCACCGGGTCGGGGGTGTTGGCACGTTGGTTGCCAAGAACCTGTCCAAACTGCCGCAGTTTATTGGCCGTGGTCAGGTGTAG
- a CDS encoding GNAT family N-acetyltransferase, with translation MGETITLRRLGPDHLDLLLAVEDGLFDNAIRPDQAEAFLNDPLHELVLAFDGDRVVGMASGQILLHPDKPPAFFVAEVGVHDDYLRQGIGKQMCAKLCDIARARGCEGIWLATEEDNVPARALYRSLDARETKGIVVYDWDGAMDA, from the coding sequence ATGGGCGAGACAATCACGCTTCGCAGGCTGGGTCCAGACCATCTGGATTTACTGTTGGCCGTCGAAGACGGGCTCTTTGATAATGCGATCAGGCCGGATCAGGCCGAGGCGTTTTTGAACGATCCCCTGCACGAATTGGTTTTGGCATTTGATGGCGACCGCGTTGTGGGAATGGCAAGTGGGCAGATCCTTTTGCACCCGGATAAACCACCCGCATTTTTTGTGGCTGAGGTCGGGGTACATGATGACTATCTGCGACAAGGTATTGGCAAACAGATGTGCGCAAAGCTGTGTGACATCGCCCGTGCACGCGGGTGCGAAGGAATCTGGCTGGCAACCGAAGAAGACAACGTGCCTGCCCGCGCGCTTTATCGGTCATTGGATGCACGCGAAACTAAAGGTATTGTCGTTTATGATTGGGACGGTGCGATGGATGCCTAG
- a CDS encoding glycosyltransferase, producing the protein MKVLHVVPTFYPATYWGGPIWSTKAICDGIAKLDDVDLRVLTSDAAGPAINDRVTPTKLPYPVYYAHRMAGHCIAPQLLLRLPRAIQWADVVHVTGTYNMPTLPVFILARALGKPVVWSPRGALQATQDWPDAPNLAIKRGFEHVANLLRPRNAVLHVTAAQEARQSLRRFGGMAHAIIPNAVDVPAHVPRRERQGPKRRLMYLSRLHPKKGLEALFDALAHLPATFTLDIYGTGDASYVRMLEARARLSNGRVRMHGHVEGAAKSAAFAQADLFVLPSHSENFGIVVAEALAHAVPVLTTQATPWQDLDRHGCGRCIDLPNVDLAAQIAALATCDLVDMGQRGRAWMRRDFSTAAMVDGFEALYRGLVMQKRQEVIA; encoded by the coding sequence ATGAAAGTCTTGCATGTTGTCCCGACGTTTTACCCGGCCACGTATTGGGGTGGCCCGATCTGGTCGACCAAGGCGATTTGCGACGGAATTGCCAAGTTGGACGATGTCGATCTGCGCGTGCTCACATCAGACGCTGCCGGGCCAGCGATCAATGATCGGGTGACACCGACCAAGCTGCCTTATCCTGTGTATTATGCGCATCGCATGGCGGGCCATTGCATCGCGCCTCAGCTGTTGCTGCGCCTGCCACGCGCAATCCAATGGGCGGATGTTGTCCATGTGACCGGCACCTACAACATGCCGACGCTCCCGGTTTTTATCCTGGCACGTGCTTTGGGCAAGCCCGTTGTTTGGTCCCCGCGCGGGGCCTTGCAAGCAACTCAGGATTGGCCCGATGCGCCCAATCTCGCCATCAAGCGCGGGTTTGAGCATGTGGCAAACCTCTTGCGTCCGCGCAATGCGGTTTTGCATGTGACCGCCGCGCAAGAGGCAAGGCAAAGCTTGCGCAGGTTTGGCGGCATGGCGCATGCGATTATTCCGAATGCAGTTGATGTGCCCGCGCATGTCCCAAGGCGCGAGAGGCAGGGTCCAAAACGGCGTTTGATGTATCTTAGCCGCTTGCACCCCAAGAAGGGATTGGAAGCATTGTTCGACGCCTTGGCCCATTTGCCAGCGACGTTCACGCTGGACATTTACGGGACGGGTGATGCGTCCTATGTGCGGATGCTGGAGGCGCGCGCAAGGCTGTCGAATGGCCGTGTACGCATGCATGGGCATGTGGAAGGAGCGGCAAAGTCCGCAGCCTTTGCACAGGCGGACCTTTTTGTACTGCCCTCGCATTCTGAAAACTTTGGCATCGTAGTGGCTGAGGCTTTGGCTCATGCGGTACCCGTTCTGACGACACAAGCGACGCCATGGCAAGATTTGGATCGCCACGGCTGCGGGCGCTGTATTGATTTGCCGAACGTTGATCTGGCGGCCCAGATCGCGGCTCTCGCCACCTGTGATCTGGTCGATATGGGCCAACGCGGTCGCGCATGGATGCGTCGTGACTTTTCTACGGCCGCGATGGTGGATGGGTTCGAGGCGCTTTACCGGGGTCTGGTCATGCAAAAACGGCAAGAGGTGATCGCATGA
- a CDS encoding lysophospholipid acyltransferase family protein, producing the protein MKFLRQFAARIVGQSIRIFARAITAVRADWKGIEPVPRQRVYFANHTSNADMPMIWSVLPPSMRRTVRPVAAADYWLKNKLRAFVGPEVFNCVLVDRRPEVKDKPMDKIIAALDEGSSLIIFPEGNRNMTDDPLLPFKAGLYNMGVARPDVDLVPTWVANLTEIMPKGEIIPLPLICTVTFGEPIHVKEGESKDDFLKRASDALLAQRPEVRP; encoded by the coding sequence ATGAAATTCTTACGTCAGTTTGCCGCCCGGATCGTTGGGCAATCCATCCGTATCTTTGCCCGCGCCATCACCGCCGTGCGGGCCGACTGGAAAGGGATCGAACCGGTTCCGCGTCAGCGCGTCTACTTCGCCAACCACACCAGCAACGCCGATATGCCAATGATCTGGTCGGTCCTGCCGCCATCAATGCGGCGCACGGTGCGCCCGGTTGCTGCGGCCGATTACTGGCTGAAGAACAAACTGCGCGCCTTCGTCGGCCCAGAAGTCTTCAACTGCGTCCTTGTTGATCGCCGCCCCGAAGTCAAAGACAAGCCAATGGACAAGATCATCGCTGCCCTCGACGAAGGATCCTCGCTAATCATCTTCCCCGAAGGCAACCGCAACATGACAGACGACCCGCTGCTGCCGTTCAAGGCGGGCCTTTACAATATGGGCGTCGCGCGGCCTGATGTTGATCTGGTCCCCACTTGGGTCGCCAACCTGACCGAGATCATGCCCAAGGGCGAAATCATCCCCCTGCCCCTGATTTGTACTGTCACTTTTGGCGAACCGATCCATGTAAAGGAAGGCGAAAGCAAGGATGACTTCCTGAAACGCGCCTCGGACGCCCTGCTGGCCCAGCGCCCCGAGGTGCGGCCATGA
- a CDS encoding acyltransferase: protein MFKLWFWGLRGMAALYRRTGMWIATRLHRASLARVGPGTRFQAGVRFDCPQRVEIGANCYFWQGVGAAAEGEHASLKIGDRVQVNRFALLDTVGGLMLGDDVMISEFAIISTHDHGHDPHSPPKPAPKTIGSGAWIGMRAVILPSCRDIGAGAVIGAGAVVTRNVPAGAIVAGNPARVIGHRDKREVAA from the coding sequence ATGTTTAAGCTCTGGTTTTGGGGTTTACGCGGCATGGCAGCCTTGTACCGGCGCACCGGGATGTGGATTGCGACACGTCTGCACCGGGCGAGCCTTGCCCGTGTTGGCCCCGGCACACGGTTTCAGGCCGGTGTCCGCTTTGACTGCCCTCAACGGGTCGAAATCGGGGCCAACTGCTATTTCTGGCAGGGTGTCGGTGCGGCGGCCGAAGGGGAGCACGCATCGCTCAAAATCGGGGATCGGGTGCAGGTCAACCGCTTTGCGCTGCTGGACACTGTGGGTGGTTTGATGCTGGGTGATGATGTGATGATTTCGGAATTTGCGATTATCTCAACACATGATCACGGCCATGATCCGCACAGTCCTCCAAAACCTGCCCCCAAGACAATCGGGTCTGGTGCATGGATCGGGATGCGCGCAGTGATCTTGCCGTCCTGCCGTGATATCGGAGCTGGTGCCGTGATCGGGGCGGGCGCGGTCGTCACCCGCAATGTGCCCGCCGGTGCCATTGTAGCGGGCAACCCGGCCCGGGTGATCGGCCACCGCGACAAGAGGGAGGTTGCAGCATGA
- a CDS encoding mandelate racemase/muconate lactonizing enzyme family protein — protein MKLADLDVIVTAPPAPGWGGRYWIIPKVTTDTGVVGYGECYASSIGPEAMKAVIKDVFARHMAGENPENVELMFRRVYSSGFTQRPDLTVIGAWSGLEMACWDILGKDRDRPVHALIGGRMNDRIRAYTYLYPRPSHPLPDFWASPDMAAEVALDMVEKGYTAVKFDPVSPYTIRGGHMPSMHDISLSVAFCKAIRDTVGDRADLLFGTHGQFSTGGAIRLGKALEPYSPLWYEEPIPPDNINEMAKVAQAVSIPVATGERLTTKAEFAPVLRSGAATILQPALGRSGGIWETKKIAAMAEVYNAQMAPHLYAGPVEWAANIQLAASIPNILMAETIETPFHNDLIKGSITVEDGYVPVPTAPGLGIDFDEDLARAHPYTDDGLHLQMQEDPIGYHAVNSFAGGAPVKQ, from the coding sequence ATGAAACTCGCCGATCTTGATGTGATTGTCACGGCCCCGCCCGCCCCCGGATGGGGTGGGCGCTATTGGATCATTCCTAAAGTGACCACGGACACCGGCGTTGTGGGCTATGGCGAATGCTACGCCTCGTCCATCGGACCCGAGGCGATGAAAGCGGTTATCAAGGACGTGTTCGCACGCCACATGGCTGGCGAGAATCCTGAAAACGTCGAACTGATGTTCCGGCGCGTCTATTCTTCGGGCTTCACCCAACGCCCTGATCTGACCGTTATCGGCGCGTGGTCCGGGCTTGAGATGGCCTGCTGGGATATCCTCGGCAAGGACCGTGACCGCCCCGTGCACGCCCTGATTGGCGGGCGCATGAACGACCGTATCCGCGCTTACACCTACCTCTACCCGCGTCCATCGCATCCGCTGCCTGACTTTTGGGCCAGCCCGGATATGGCCGCGGAAGTCGCGCTGGATATGGTCGAAAAGGGCTATACGGCCGTCAAATTCGATCCCGTAAGCCCCTACACCATCCGTGGCGGTCATATGCCGTCGATGCATGACATTTCGTTGTCGGTGGCTTTCTGCAAAGCGATCCGTGATACCGTTGGCGACCGTGCTGATCTGTTGTTCGGAACACACGGCCAATTCAGCACCGGGGGCGCCATCCGTTTGGGCAAGGCGTTAGAGCCTTACAGCCCACTTTGGTACGAAGAACCAATTCCGCCGGACAACATCAACGAAATGGCAAAGGTTGCGCAGGCGGTCAGCATTCCCGTCGCAACAGGCGAACGCCTGACAACCAAAGCAGAGTTCGCGCCCGTGCTACGGTCGGGCGCGGCCACGATCTTGCAGCCCGCGCTTGGTCGCTCTGGCGGGATTTGGGAAACCAAGAAAATCGCGGCGATGGCCGAGGTCTATAACGCGCAGATGGCCCCGCATCTCTATGCTGGTCCGGTGGAATGGGCCGCGAACATCCAACTCGCCGCGTCGATCCCCAACATCCTGATGGCCGAAACCATCGAAACACCGTTCCACAATGACCTGATCAAAGGCAGCATCACGGTCGAAGACGGATATGTCCCCGTGCCAACGGCCCCCGGCCTTGGGATTGATTTTGACGAAGACCTTGCGCGCGCACATCCCTACACCGACGACGGATTGCACCTGCAAATGCAAGAAGACCCAATTGGGTATCACGCGGTGAATAGCTTTGCCGGTGGCGCACCTGTGAAGCAATAA
- a CDS encoding PspA/IM30 family protein produces the protein MFKTLATLINGQNARAEDRVRDAFAIELIDQKIRESEKSLRAAKATLASLIQRQRSEEKQHAALKTRISDLTKRAKEALDNDREDMAAEAARAIANMENELTVRTETLDRLDQKVIRLRTSIESGHRRIIDLKQGAIQARAVRREQNIQVQMVKTGVQNGSVEEAEELISRVLGKDDPFERTEILAEINSDLDGDSLTDRMADAGFGNATRATADDVLARLQSNKK, from the coding sequence ATGTTCAAGACACTTGCCACACTGATCAACGGTCAGAATGCGCGCGCCGAAGACCGCGTGCGGGATGCCTTTGCAATCGAGTTGATCGACCAGAAAATTCGCGAAAGCGAGAAAAGCCTGCGCGCGGCCAAAGCCACGCTTGCCAGCCTGATCCAGCGTCAGCGGTCCGAGGAAAAGCAACATGCCGCCCTCAAGACCCGCATCAGCGACCTGACGAAACGCGCCAAAGAGGCGCTGGACAATGATCGCGAAGACATGGCCGCCGAGGCCGCCCGCGCCATCGCCAATATGGAAAACGAGCTGACAGTGCGCACCGAGACCCTTGATCGGTTGGACCAAAAGGTCATCCGTCTGCGCACGTCCATCGAAAGCGGTCACCGCCGGATCATCGACCTTAAACAAGGTGCCATTCAGGCCCGTGCCGTGCGCCGTGAACAGAACATTCAGGTGCAAATGGTCAAAACCGGCGTGCAAAACGGCAGTGTCGAAGAGGCCGAGGAACTGATCTCACGCGTGTTGGGCAAAGATGACCCCTTCGAGCGGACCGAAATTCTGGCCGAGATTAACAGCGATCTGGACGGCGACAGCCTGACCGATCGCATGGCCGACGCAGGCTTTGGCAATGCCACACGCGCAACAGCTGATGATGTGCTGGCCCGCCTGCAATCAAACAAAAAGTAA
- a CDS encoding GNAT family N-acetyltransferase, translating into MISEYWHHMVQLLADAGAPSYAADDLTADTMAHLDDMAPPKGGILLATSEDGALLGCGFIRKIRPDAAEFKRMYVRPKARGLGIGRRLFELRVKEAQRMGCKTLYADTVKGNTPMLSMYEKFGFTYIPRYPENANSPELEPYLVYLRRDIT; encoded by the coding sequence ATGATTAGCGAGTATTGGCACCACATGGTCCAGCTATTGGCCGACGCAGGCGCACCAAGCTACGCTGCCGATGATCTAACCGCAGACACGATGGCGCATCTGGATGACATGGCACCCCCTAAGGGCGGCATACTGTTAGCGACATCGGAGGACGGGGCGTTGCTCGGATGCGGGTTCATCCGAAAAATCCGTCCGGATGCGGCGGAGTTCAAGCGTATGTATGTGCGCCCCAAGGCGCGTGGCCTCGGCATCGGGCGGCGGCTTTTCGAACTCAGGGTGAAAGAGGCGCAACGCATGGGGTGCAAAACCTTGTACGCAGATACCGTCAAAGGCAATACGCCAATGCTATCCATGTACGAGAAGTTTGGGTTCACCTACATTCCCCGCTACCCCGAAAACGCCAACAGCCCGGAGCTGGAGCCTTATCTGGTCTACCTCAGGCGTGACATCACCTAG
- a CDS encoding Wzz/FepE/Etk N-terminal domain-containing protein, translating to MTQRNKGAGPGPHDSLIDGAEYIAPLDIGAMLRTLWHGKWMILWVTALMITCAGYYGFRVASPQYTATATLQLDGTADPMVGMQQMPEMDDAALNTKVALVTSNAVLADVIAELDLLSDPELNRYLSAQSPLSLRSIRTQTRHVLA from the coding sequence ATGACGCAACGCAACAAAGGGGCTGGGCCGGGCCCGCATGACAGCCTCATTGATGGGGCAGAGTACATCGCCCCGCTTGATATCGGTGCGATGCTGCGCACCTTGTGGCATGGCAAATGGATGATCTTATGGGTGACAGCCCTGATGATCACTTGCGCGGGGTACTATGGGTTTCGCGTCGCATCACCGCAATACACGGCCACCGCGACGCTGCAATTGGACGGGACCGCCGATCCGATGGTTGGCATGCAACAAATGCCCGAAATGGACGATGCCGCGCTGAACACCAAGGTCGCATTGGTGACGTCCAATGCGGTATTGGCAGATGTCATTGCTGAACTGGACCTTCTGTCAGATCCGGAACTGAACCGATATCTGTCGGCGCAGTCACCACTGTCCTTGCGCAGCATACGCACGCAGACACGCCATGTTCTTGCTTAA
- a CDS encoding glycosyltransferase family 2 protein, with the protein MTQLTVIILTRDEAKHIARAIASVQDIATRVLVVDSGSTDATVSIARDLGAEVLHHPWTNHATQFNWALDQIDGNPGWVLRLDADEVVTSALDAEIAAGLPDVDGCYVGRGIKFMGQLVRYGGVFPVPTLRLFRNGRARCEARWMDEHIVVDGPTAHLSGRIIDDNRNPLDWWVAKHNGYASREVVDMLNREYRFLPLGQALPGRGGLAIKRWIKLHLYPRLPAGARAGGIFFTGIFCVAAFVMANRHVHFMCCKDFGTAIWWMRNWQK; encoded by the coding sequence ATGACGCAGTTGACCGTTATTATTTTGACCCGGGACGAGGCCAAGCATATCGCGCGGGCGATTGCCTCGGTACAAGATATTGCAACCCGTGTCTTGGTCGTTGATAGCGGCTCAACTGATGCTACTGTGTCCATCGCGCGCGATTTGGGGGCAGAGGTGTTGCACCACCCCTGGACCAACCATGCGACCCAGTTCAATTGGGCGTTAGACCAAATTGATGGCAATCCGGGCTGGGTATTGCGTCTGGATGCCGATGAGGTGGTCACATCCGCGCTCGATGCCGAAATAGCCGCGGGCCTGCCGGATGTAGACGGGTGTTATGTCGGGCGCGGCATCAAATTCATGGGGCAACTGGTGCGTTACGGCGGTGTCTTTCCTGTGCCAACGCTGCGTTTGTTTCGGAACGGTCGCGCCCGGTGCGAGGCACGCTGGATGGATGAGCATATTGTCGTTGATGGGCCGACCGCGCATCTGAGCGGGCGGATTATCGATGACAACCGCAACCCGCTGGACTGGTGGGTGGCCAAGCACAATGGTTACGCCAGCCGCGAAGTCGTGGACATGTTGAACCGCGAATACCGGTTTCTGCCGCTGGGGCAAGCATTGCCGGGGCGGGGTGGCCTTGCAATCAAGCGCTGGATCAAGCTGCATCTCTATCCACGCCTGCCTGCGGGTGCGCGCGCGGGGGGTATTTTCTTTACCGGTATATTCTGCGTGGCGGCTTTCGTGATGGCAAACAGGCACGTGCATTTCATGTGCTGCAAGGATTTTGGTACCGCTATCTGGTGGATGCGAAACTGGCAGAAGTGA